A stretch of the Synechocystis sp. PCC 7338 genome encodes the following:
- a CDS encoding Uma2 family endonuclease, with protein MNNLLTKPLINSWIIATWDEYIQQLDNLKDQYLKSYYYQGHMRVEMSPVSFDHGQDHVMIIFAVNLFIALRQIPATGLDTTTFRKSGVRECQPDVAYYLGENARTIPSGTGIVNLDQYPSPNLVVEISRSSLLDDLGIKRSLYEDLGVREYWIVDVQKPQLFAYSVANLGSQRITTSQVLPGLEIGILEEVLQRSRHSNQAEVGYWLLKRFQQ; from the coding sequence ATGAATAATTTGTTGACAAAACCTCTTATAAATAGCTGGATTATCGCAACATGGGATGAATATATTCAGCAATTAGATAATTTAAAAGATCAATATCTGAAGAGTTATTATTATCAAGGACACATGAGGGTTGAAATGTCCCCTGTCAGTTTTGATCATGGTCAGGATCATGTAATGATAATTTTTGCAGTGAATTTATTCATTGCCCTCAGACAAATTCCTGCGACGGGCTTGGACACAACTACTTTTCGTAAAAGTGGGGTACGGGAGTGTCAACCGGATGTGGCTTATTACTTAGGGGAAAATGCTAGGACAATTCCGTCGGGAACAGGCATTGTTAATCTGGATCAATATCCTTCCCCAAACTTGGTTGTGGAAATTTCCCGGTCTTCCTTATTAGATGATTTGGGAATAAAGAGATCTTTGTATGAGGATTTAGGGGTTAGGGAATATTGGATAGTAGATGTTCAAAAACCCCAATTATTTGCTTATTCGGTAGCCAACCTGGGTAGTCAAAGAATTACAACTTCTCAAGTTTTGCCTGGGTTAGAGATTGGAATTTTAGAGGAGGTTTTACAGCGTAGTCGTCATAGCAATCAGGCAGAGGTGGGATATTGGTTACTAAAGCGATTTCAACAATAG